Below is a window of Dictyostelium discoideum AX4 chromosome 1 chromosome, whole genome shotgun sequence DNA.
ttaggaTTTACtgatgaaaattcaatttctcAATTATCATCTATCGGTCAACTATTGAATATTGGTATCAATAAAAGAGATGCTACATACTCAATGATGAAGATATAtgtaaaacaaaatataaatttattgaaccgaaatataatatttgaaaaccaaaaaaaaaattgttttcaAGGTACTATGATAGCAAATTGAATTTAGTTAATTGAATgttgattttaaagattggaatatcaaaaaaactatttcaggaaatgattcaataattaagtgtttatttaaaactttctAAAATATAAAGTTTACCGGTGTAAGTTCTTTTAAGAATTCTGTTTCAGAGAATTTTATctaatcaatttcaaatgatacaTTTGAATTGGTAGGTTCTAGAAGCACagattttaattgttataCTGATTGGATACTTTATGAAAAGAAGTTTTCAAACAAAGCCTTTTTCGTCCACTTGATTGGTAATTGCAAACTTGATAAATACCTTACAACTCATGCTAGTTATGGTGGTATTATGAcatatttagatttattaaattctatGTCAACAGGTagaaatgaattatttggaTTCTTAATTAGCGACAAAAGGATTGTTTTTATCAAAAGTAATTACAATAAAGGTGTTTTATCACAGGTTAGCATTACAAAACCCATTCACCTTAGTAAAggttttatatatttaaaaagtcttgtaaattatttgaaaccaAGAGATTTTCCAAATGATATTggtgattttattaattatcaGTTCCAAGAGGTGGAATGTGTCGGAAGTGGTGTTTCttcttaaaaatattaaaaggtATACCACAATTCTTAGGACAAGGAAATAGCAGAATCTAATAGAAATGatccaaattcaattattagtAATTGGGTAATGGCAAAAGTATTTACTCAACTTCAATATTATCCTGAAGCGATTATATTAGCACAAGAAGTTCACTATAgtggattaaaaaaattaattttagagattaaagaaaaaacCACATCACCCCCTGATTGGAACAAGTTTTCAGGAAAAGTTAGTATAAATGAACCAACTacttcaaaatcaaaatcaaaatcaacatcaacatcaacatcaacatcaacatcaacatcaacatcaacatcaacatcatcatcaacatcatcaacatcatcaacaacatcatcaataaataaataaataaataaacgtGCCAACATTGTTTGTTTTCTATTTTAGATAATATGGTtggttgattttgaaaaaagaatttttatctttaattctCAGTCCCAGACTAATAGAATCACTAATTTAGCCAATGTGGTTCCAAAggttaaataaatatttaggatcaaataaattttaatttaacgagttttttaatatcttttttttaaaatttatttttatttttatgcgTTGAcgattattataaattattgtttattttattttatttattttatttatttttattataaattattaaatgattttgataGTTTTGTTAATCTAATAGTTTTATCTAAAGAACCAGTTATAATAACATCACTTTGAGATGAAGAATTCCAATCACAAGTTACTACAGGACCAGTATGACCAGAAATTTGAAGTATTGGAGAAGATTGATCGATATTATACAATAGtgcaaatttattatttgtaccAACTAAAAATGAAGATTGATTATGATTGAAAGAGATTTTAGTTGTACGATGAGGGTCAACCAAGAAACCAGGATAATCATATTCTTTCACTGGTTTACCCATACTATGAATATTCCATTGATATAATTTACCATCTTTACCCAATGAGTAGAGTCTATTCTCATCGGAAGAGAATTGAACCGATagaatttcatttgaatgtGCTTGCCAACCAGCAATTGGCGAACCAGATTTAATATCGAAAATTCTGATTGTACCATCGACACAACCAGTTGAAAGCAAAGTACCAGTGGAGTTAAAAGACATTGAATTAATGACAGCACCTGAGCTCGATAGTTTCTCTTCAGTTTTCAAAGTTCTCAAATTCCAAGTATAAACCACACCATCAGTTCTACCATTGTTAATTGACGAGGTAGCAAATGAATTACCATTTGGATTGCATGCAATATCCTCAACTCTTGGAAACTCAATCGAGGTGTTAATATCACCGATCGCTTTATCGGTCAAACTATTCCAAATTTTAATCTTTGAATCTATCGTACCACATAGTAATAGTTTTGATCTATTTTCCCATTCCAAAGAGGCGACCTCAGAGAGACAATAGATAGTGGTTTGTCTACTACTAAAACCAACATTCCAAAGTCTAACAGTACCATCAATTGAAGAACTTGCAATCTTACTACCATTTGATAAGAATTTACATCTTGTTATAGCTGATGAATGTGATGTACAAACCTCTTGTGATTCAATATTATAAACTAattcaccattttcaataCCATCACTACCATTCAATCCATTtgatgatttctttttaaatccattttcatcaatttctgTCATTTCAAATcctgataaatttaaatgttgaaatccattattatttgttacatttgtatttgtaccattattattattattactattactattattatttgatgtatttgtatttgaatttgaatttgtatttgtatttgtatttgaatttgaatttgtatttgtatttgtatttgtgtTTGTATTTGTGTTTGTATttgatgtattattattattaatattattattactattaacaCTATTTGTagaaattgattttcttgATCTTCCAATTCCAATCATTggtttattatcatcatcatccatTGCAGCGATATTTGTAGATGAAGTTGATCTTGGTTCAAATCTTTTACTAACTCTTGAGAATGAATTAACTTCTCTTTcattactactatttaaatcattaccgctattaaaattatttacatttgattCTTTTCTTTGACTTACATTACCAATTGTAAATCcactattgctattattattgctattattatttgatccactattattttgatctcttttattttgatattcTAATTTATCAACTTGTGATCTTAATTCTTcatttattgataataaattttcaacttGTGTTTCTAATCTTTTTCTATTCTGTCTttctaaattaaattgtaaaatttttggtaatgctaaaaaaaataaaaaaaaaaaaaaataaaaaaaaaaagtattaatatgataaaaaataacaattgaattaatattatgtATATACATACGtatgtttttaaatatagttgataaaaaatttcttAATGAAAGTGAAAATGCTTCTGACCaagtttttgaaaaataaatttcaaataatggaTCAGATTGTGGGTTTCTAATATATGGTAATgctatattataattatgaggagattaataataaattagaaatatatatatatatattataaaaattaataatgataattaccAAACCAAGATTGCCAATCGggatcttttaataattctaaactATATTGATCGAAAAATTCTTtaactttatcaattttattattatttattgcaTAAATTACATAATATTTTCGGagagatgatgataattttttaattgtagaTTGTAAatcattgttattgtttCTATAAGATGTGTAactaccattactattatgatttgaattataattattgttattgttattattattattataggcATTACTTTTATTGTAATCGATTTTactaaaaaaagttatatcTAAGAAATTCCATAACTCTACTAAATGGTTTATATCATAACttgaaatataaatattaatttgttcTAATATTCTATCTACTTGAAAtccttttaatttatcacctTTCTTTTCTAATGAAAAGTAATGATTGGTTTGTGTAAATCCcctaaatattaaatattccTTTACAAGTTCatccaaataatttaaatttgaactattcattatatatataaatataatagaggagaattcttttttattatattattattattattattattattattattttattattattattattatttattttttattttttatttttttattttttgacccctttaattattattgaattaatttattaaaacaaatatttaatatataattattaacacACAAATATGTTCAATGATATTTagtttaatttcttttttttttctgataatatcttttttttttttt
It encodes the following:
- the wdr91 gene encoding WD40 repeat-containing protein, with the protein product MNSSNLNYLDELVKEYLIFRGFTQTNHYFSLEKKGDKLKGFQVDRILEQINIYISSYDINHLVELWNFLDITFFSKIDYNKSNAYNNNNNNNNNYNSNHNSNGSYTSYRNNNNDLQSTIKKLSSSLRKYYVIYAINNNKIDKVKEFFDQYSLELLKDPDWQSWFALPYIRNPQSDPLFEIYFSKTWSEAFSLSLRNFLSTIFKNIPLPKILQFNLERQNRKRLETQVENLLSINEELRSQVDKLEYQNKRDQNNSGSNNNSNNNSNSGFTIGNVSQRKESNVNNFNSGNDLNSSNEREVNSFSRVSKRFEPRSTSSTNIAAMDDDDNKPMIGIGRSRKSISTNSVNSNNNINNNNTSNTNTNTNTNTNTNTNSNSNTNTNTNSNSNTNTSNNNSNSNNNNNGTNTNVTNNNGFQHLNLSGFEMTEIDENGFKKKSSNGLNGSDGIENGELVYNIESQEVCTSHSSAITRCKFLSNGSKIASSSIDGTVRLWNVGFSSRQTTIYCLSEVASLEWENRSKLLLCGTIDSKIKIWNSLTDKAIGDINTSIEFPRVEDIACNPNGNSFATSSINNGRTDGVVYTWNLRTLKTEEKLSSSGAVINSMSFNSTGTLLSTGCVDGTIRIFDIKSGSPIAGWQAHSNEILSVQFSSDENRLYSLGKDGKLYQWNIHSMGKPVKEYDYPGFLVDPHRTTKISFNHNQSSFLVGTNNKFALLYNIDQSSPILQISGHTGPVVTCDWNSSSQSDVIITGSLDKTIRLTKLSKSFNNL